Below is a genomic region from Coleofasciculaceae cyanobacterium.
ATTTAAATTATAGCATTACGCATATCACGTGTTTGACATTTTTTGAAAGCGGCATCAACACATTCTCTTACTGTCTCAAATTCTTTAATTCTCTGCTTGATCCAGGTTTTAAGAACAGACCACCAACGCTCAATTTTATTCAAATCTGGAGAGTAGGGAGGCAGGTA
It encodes:
- a CDS encoding transposase, which codes for YLPPYSPDLNKIERWWSVLKTWIKQRIKEFETVRECVDAAFKKCQTRDMRNAII